A single genomic interval of Salinarchaeum sp. IM2453 harbors:
- a CDS encoding threonine-phosphate decarboxylase produces MTQGQVNRVHHGGTTDDELIDFSANTNPVVPDGVREQYESGFELARRYPDDTYTTFRKHASNAVSCDHELVVPTAGGLEALRLAVQSTVDQGDRVAIPAPSFSEYHREVRLQGGDPICVHSQKILDINPSKYTAVIICNPNNPTGYLYSRSHLETLIQKCRQANTAVIIDEAFLDFTNQSSLAGTPGAIVLRSLTKMYGLPGIRAGYAVASAEYQEKINSIRRTWNLSTPALLTGTYCLQQQSFVSETKDRVQEERIRIWNELASDFTVIPSDAPFLLIDTGQQSVDKICKTAKSAGIKLRDARTFHGLDNHIRIAVRMPEENDDLIEVLSNV; encoded by the coding sequence ATGACACAAGGACAAGTTAATCGTGTACATCACGGAGGAACAACAGACGATGAGTTGATCGATTTTAGCGCAAATACAAATCCGGTTGTTCCAGATGGCGTACGTGAACAGTATGAGTCTGGTTTTGAGCTCGCACGACGGTATCCAGATGATACATATACAACCTTTCGGAAGCACGCGAGTAACGCTGTCAGCTGTGATCATGAGTTAGTTGTTCCAACAGCTGGCGGGCTCGAAGCTCTTCGACTGGCAGTACAGAGCACTGTTGATCAAGGAGATCGGGTTGCAATTCCCGCACCAAGTTTTAGCGAATACCATCGTGAAGTCAGATTACAAGGAGGAGACCCAATTTGTGTACATTCTCAGAAAATACTGGATATTAACCCATCAAAGTATACAGCAGTTATAATTTGTAATCCAAATAATCCTACTGGCTACCTGTATAGTCGAAGTCACCTCGAGACACTTATTCAGAAATGCAGACAAGCGAATACAGCAGTTATTATCGACGAAGCGTTTCTTGATTTTACAAATCAGTCCTCACTTGCGGGAACTCCTGGAGCAATCGTGCTCCGATCGCTCACCAAAATGTATGGACTGCCTGGAATTCGTGCTGGATATGCAGTTGCTAGTGCAGAATACCAAGAAAAGATCAACTCAATACGACGAACATGGAATCTGAGTACACCAGCATTACTAACAGGTACCTACTGTCTTCAGCAGCAATCATTCGTATCAGAGACAAAAGACCGAGTCCAAGAAGAACGTATACGAATCTGGAATGAGCTTGCATCAGATTTCACAGTTATTCCTTCAGACGCCCCATTTTTATTGATAGACACAGGACAACAATCTGTTGACAAAATTTGTAAAACAGCTAAGTCAGCTGGGATTAAACTCCGAGATGCCCGGACGTTTCATGGATTAGACAATCATATTCGTATCGCTGTTCGGATGCCTGAGGAGAATGATGATCTTATTGAGGTGTTGAGCAATGTCTGA